AATATCAAGCACGCACGTTTCTATTAAGCCATTATAAATGCACACCCGCACTTCTTCTCTCATACAGTACTAGATCTGTGCGCAACTTCAGGCCTTCCTAGGATGATAATGATGAAGCAATGGATAAAAACTGGATGACCGATTGTGTACAGACTACAGCCGCAACAGATATCTGCCAAGTGCTTACATTACAGGACGAATTGTTCTTTACTAGAGAACACGATTAAGAAACATCTAGAATGCTCACTTTAGAACCATGGATTCGACGACACATGCTGAGTACGCATAACTAGTCAGTTAGTCGCCGCTGGCACATCCCTTGCAGCCACAGTGGACGCATTCGATTACCTGCTCCTCCCTCAGGTGCTTGGGGACCCGGCACACGCATGTAGTCGCAAAGTTGTGGTCTCGGGTCTGGATGCAGCGGAGGCAGCAGAGGCGCTCGTAACCCGGCTGCACGCACACAAAAAGGAAGCAACGAGTAAGAATACCTAACGGATCACAGCAACTAAACACACAACAGAGCAATAAGTGATTGTTAGGAACAGAAGGAAAACTATGAAGAATGAAGTACGAAGGGAGTTTTGTATTCAGAGGTTCTGAAACATTTCTAGCTACATGTCAAGTGCTACAATTAGAAAAGGTCTGTCGTCGCAGGAAGAGCATGGCTACAATTAGAAAAAGTCTGTTGTTATATTTAAATGCCATGATCACCTAATCAGTACATGGCTATGAAAGATTGATAATGACGGTGTCTGTTAGGAGCTGGTTAGGACTAGGCAACTGCACTTTCGCACAATGTAGTACTAGGCCTACACGGGGTCACATTTTCTGCCTGGTTTTAATGAAGGTGAAAGACCTCTTTCTTCAGTTCTGTATGGAACTATGGAAGAAGTGGGTGTTTGTACCAGGACAACTTCTGGGAGGGTTTGTGGGTGTCTGATGTTGTCAGTCTTTTTTAAAAGCCAGACAGGTTGTTTGGACTTACAAAAGATTTTGGCTAGTTAAGGTCCCTCTCAAAGTTAGAAGACTTTTGTAGTTAGCATTTAGGAATAGCATTTTAAACAAGGATAATTTGCTAAGAGGTTGGTGGCAGTGCAATAGAACATCCCTTCATCCTTTGTGCAGTAGCCTTGTTATGTATGGGAAGTAGCGGAATTCACTTTTGGTATTAAGACTATACCTGCATTGTTTAGTGAAGTACGTGAATGGATTAATAGATGCTCTGTAAAGCATATACAGTTCATGGCGGCAGCGGTTTCATGTGTGGTTTGCTTTGCTCCATATGGAAAACCAGGGACAGCAGACTGTTTAAATATTTCTTCTTCAGGACCCTGCTAATGTATGTTTCAGATTTCGCATTGGTTATCCTAACGGGCTGGCGAAGCCACCAAGCACAACTGCTGTTGCAAGTGACATCTGAAGTTTTCAGTCAACACCAGGGTAGAGGCCTCTGGTGCATAGGAATGAAGATTGCTGATAACAAAGATAAGAACAGGAAACTGGAGTTTTGTTGCCCGTCTCTGTTTCTGTATTTGTCCTTGTTATGGTCAGAGTGCTAGAGTGTGGCTTGGCAAAGTTATCATAAGTACCCTGGAGTCTGGGATGCTGGTAATGTAAGATTCCGGAGGATATTGGTAGGAAGGGTGGATGCACAAGCATGCCATGTATGGATGAGATCAATCTGGTGCATTATCAGTTTTATGAAATGGAATGGGAGCACCGAGCTACATTATAAAGTATGACCATAAGATATATAAGTTCCCAGCATTTGTTCTTTAACTTTAAATCAGTATTGCATTAAaacagggaatgaatagaacatatAGCATGGGAAGCATGAATCAGGAACTCAATTTTATTGCACTACTACGGGTCTACAGCATGGTTAGACGAAATAAATAACATGTGGACCATGCCACCATcaaactccctccgtcccataatgtaagacgttttacattatgggacggagggaatacgagATTATAAATAATAATACTCCCTCCcatccaaattacttgtcgcagcTTTAGTACAACTTTAAGATTGTTATCCACAGTTCATCTAGGTAAAGACTGACAAACGCTATAGAAGCAAATTCATGCTATGAATGAATTTCACATGTCACAGTTTTAGCCAGAAAAAACATCTTATATATGCAATGAGCACGGCCTACTTTACTAAGCAATTATAATTCTTTACTTCAGATGTCCAGAACACATACATTAAACTAAAGAATTGTTGAGCCTATTTGCTTATTTATaaaggtggccgtatgcatcgttctgatgcagaggccggagagtcccccctttttgaaaaaaaaaataattAAACTAAAGAATACCATGGGTGATAAAAGCATACCCATGACGAACTCAGCTGCTAGTTTGACATCACAATTACAAAATATAAAGACAGGGTAATTTATTCAAGGTACATTTTGAGAAATTCTATTGAGGCAGTTACTGTCAAGTGCGAATGAAAAAGATTAAGAGAGTGAAAACTTGATGGTGTGCTTGTTCATACATTTGAACTAACTTTGTACACTCATTAGTTAGTTAAAGAGTATCTAAGGTGAGAAGAAGTGAAGAATGCCACTCTAAGGTAATAAAAAAAATGTGTGCACGTGGAAATGATATGAAGCTTAGGAGACTAACCTTTTTCCACTTTGCAATCAGATTACGGTCTGCATAACCCTGGTCCAGGCAGAACTCATACAGCTCCTTTGATATTTCCTTCCTTTTATAGAAAAGATCATATATGTAACGGCTTCTTTGATGAGAAATGCGGAAAATTGGCCAGAGTGCTTCACACTTCCTCTTCCCGTCATGTGTATCGTTTTCAGCTGTGCGTGCAGATTGTATTAGTACTCACCCTATAGTACGAAATACCAATGGACATCTGAAAAGGTCGCATCAATAGATAGTATGCTTAATAACATGCATACCTTCTCTCATTTTGGCATCCAGCTCACGGATTGTGGGCTCGATAAGCACCCATCCTTCGGGGTATTCCACACGGCTTGTCTTTATCTTAGGCATACTGTCACAAGAGGTGTCCTAGGGCTGGCTTGGAATGCACAAACCTGAGAAGACACAGATAAAAAGGGTAAGATTCAAATAGCATATGCTTAAGCCACTAAACTCATCCAGATATGTGTGCATTTTTTAAAATAAAAGCAGGAAATGACAAACTGAATAAGGGTCCATTCTGATTCTAGCGCTAACACCTAAGTATTTCAAGCGATACTAGTAGCAAAAACAAATTCATCTCTCTCAAGAACAGGGGCGGATCTAGATGCTGCGCGGGGCGTGCACCGGCACGCCCAAAATTTGTCCACATTAGTTGGGGTTAAACTAAATCGCGGATGATGGAATGTTCATACCTCAGAAACGATGACCGAAATCGCCGGACGGGGTTGGGACGGCAGGGCGACGCGGTGGGGTTGAACGGGAACGGCGGTGGCGGCGACTCGCGTGAAAGGCGGAGGGGTCCGGGCGGCGACGGGTTGGGAGCCGCGGAGGAGAGGTTAGGGCACGGCGGCGGCACTGGAGCCGCGTTGGGTCGGATCGGATTAGGGTAGGGCGAGGGGGCGGGATGTCGGGAGGGTGAGGGCAAAAGACGGTGCCGCACCGGCATGTACAGCGAGGATGAATTTTGACTCTGGACATAATCAGATTTGatcgaaaagaaaagaaaaactaaatttACCAACCTCTATTTTGAGTTATACCCTTTTCCTTCTGTTTTCTGAAGAACATTCTTTCTTTCTTATTAGACTAGATTCTAGACTAAAGTAGTGACCTAAAACGTCGTATATTATTATAGAGAAAGAATTATATCAAGTTAGCATGTGGTTCATTTGTTCATATTAGCTGGAAAAATccaaaaaatggaaaataaataaaaggcggGGCACTTGGTTTTCAGCGTAAACGGGCGAGAAAAAATAAagtatggagagagagagaggaggagaatatACGCTGGGTTGAACGAAGGAGAAGCTGATGACAAAATATTACACTCTTTTTAATTAGTATAGATAAAATAAATAAGATTTATATATTTGATAAACACTTCTTAGATAACAACTTATTGACGTATCAAAGAAAACAAAAATTAGTTGATAGGCACGTAGAAAGTGGCCAGTTGGTTTTCATGAAACCCCGTGCAAAGAACAAGTGTGAATAAAAGAAAAACATAAAGAGAAAGGGATGATAATATAGATAAGTTTGGACGAAGGAGTAGCGGACAACAAAACCTTACTCAAAACAATTTGTTCTACACAAAAGTAAGGTTATTCAAGGAAAAGGAAAAGACAAAACAGTCTTGGCTGATTTTGCATGGCACAAGTGCTTTTTCGCTAGAAGAAAGTGCAACAAATTAGCTCATGAGATTGCGGCTACTGACAGGCGGACATGTGACATCTTCATTACTGACGTGCTTGAAAGTCTCAATGCCCTGATGTCGTTGGAGTGTAAACATCCCATTGAGTAAATTTACTCATGTTTTTTTAAAGACAAAATGGAGGGTGACAACAACATTTTTTGATATGGCTCCAGAAGCTCATAACCCTCGACAtgtaaagagaaagagagagatgagAAGGAGGGGGGTGATGGTTCATTTTGATTCATTCGGTGCTCTTCTCTAGGCAAATCCCTAGTATAAAATTGGCTTTGTGTATTATCTTTGCTGAATTATATCCCCTCTCCTATTAATGGAAGTCACCGAGCTCCTGTTaattttttgaaagaaaaaatatCTGTTTTGAAAGGAGTAATTGTTGGTTCATTTTGATACGATTGGTTCTTTCATGAAAGACTCAATTAGTTGATAAAAAAATATCAATgagaattaaaaaaacaaaaaaaaacagaatGATTCTTCATTACTACAAAAGTTGCACTTGAAGCTCTCTCGTCAGATCCAATTATATGAAACAAGTGAAAGAAATTTTGTTTCGGACACAAATTCAATGATACGTTCTTTGTCCGGAATTATTTGTCGCTCAAATAAATGTATCTACGTAAGTAGATTTCTAGGACACATCACTCATACAATCATActcttgattttatttatttttgattaAAAACAATGCGGTGATaggtaaatactccctctgtttcttaaatatttgtttttctagagattttaacaagtgactacatacagaataaaatgagtgaacctatattttaaaatatgtctatccatatgtgatagttcatttgaaatctctgAAAAAGACAGATATTTTGAAACGGATGAAGTACTTTACTAATAAGTATCCAACGGTTGAACTGCTTCAGGAGAAGCAGGGCCTTCGCCCGGCCGGAAGAGGCCAGTCATTAGTCCATGGTATGCGCCGGAATCtcgcgctcctcgccgccgccgccggtggtgGCGGCGCGCTCCCTCTCCCGTGGACGAAGCAGTCTCACGCGCGCCTTATCGTCGCCTCCCCTCGCATCCCCGATGACCTCCGTCTCCGCCTTCTTCGATCGTACGCTGCGCACGGCGAGTTCGCGTCGGCGCACCGCCTGCTCGACGAAGCACCCCGCCCGGCCTCGCCGCTCCTCTACAACGCTGTCATACGCGCCCACTCCCGCCGCCTAGACCTCCCCACCGCTCTCGCGTTCTTCGCCAGCATGCGACGCTCCGCCACCTCGCCCGACGCCCACACCTTCGCCTGCGTCCTCCGCGCATGCGCCGACTGTGATCGGCCAGccgccgccaaggtcctccatggcatCGCGTCATCTTCCGGCTGGTCCTCCCATCCAATCGTCGGCAGCGCGCTCGTCAGCGCGTATTCAAAGTTCTTGCTCGTGGACAGTGCTCGCCATGTGTTTGATGGTTTGCGTGAGCCGGACCTGGTTCTCTGGAACTCAATGATGTCCGGGTATGGGTATAGGGAAATGTGGCTTGAGGGGCTTCAACTGTTTTCTGCGATGCGCAGGGCTGGGGAGGAACCAGACGGCTACTCGATGGTCAGCTTGCTCTCATCCTTCTGGGATCCAGAAGCGCTTGCTTTTGGTCAAGCAGTTCATGGAGTGTGTATCAAGGGCGgttatgattctggccaccatgtgAGAAGCACACTTGTTACCATGTACTTCAGGTGCGGCTGCGTGGAATCGGGTCAAACCTTGTTTGGTAGTTTGCTGGATGTGGACTTGGTTACATGTTCTTCACTAATTACAGGGCAATTGCAGACTGGCAAGTATGATGAGTCATTTGATTT
The Triticum dicoccoides isolate Atlit2015 ecotype Zavitan chromosome 3A, WEW_v2.0, whole genome shotgun sequence genome window above contains:
- the LOC119269653 gene encoding protein BUD31 homolog 1; the protein is MPKIKTSRVEYPEGWVLIEPTIRELDAKMREAENDTHDGKRKCEALWPIFRISHQRSRYIYDLFYKRKEISKELYEFCLDQGYADRNLIAKWKKPGYERLCCLRCIQTRDHNFATTCVCRVPKHLREEQVIECVHCGCKGCASGD
- the LOC119269650 gene encoding putative pentatricopeptide repeat-containing protein At1g64310, with translation MRRNLALLAAAAGGGGALPLPWTKQSHARLIVASPRIPDDLRLRLLRSYAAHGEFASAHRLLDEAPRPASPLLYNAVIRAHSRRLDLPTALAFFASMRRSATSPDAHTFACVLRACADCDRPAAAKVLHGIASSSGWSSHPIVGSALVSAYSKFLLVDSARHVFDGLREPDLVLWNSMMSGYGYREMWLEGLQLFSAMRRAGEEPDGYSMVSLLSSFWDPEALAFGQAVHGVCIKGGYDSGHHVRSTLVTMYFRCGCVESGQTLFGSLLDVDLVTCSSLITGQLQTGKYDESFDLFREMCYSGRRPDGILIASLLSACASTATISYSKEIHCYAVRVGADKDIKVSSSLMDAYAKCGFAELGYLVFRQIRKKNSVMYNMVISNLGSHGFAMKAIEVHDEMVRDKLRPDGATFSALLAACCHAGLLDEGWKLFRRMRDEFHIVVEMQHYVYMVRLLATYNQLKEAYDLIQTMPMPPDCGVWGALLWGCCLHRDSSLGRAVAEKLCELYPDKASYKIMLSNLYASEEMWWDAEEVRTEMLKEDMHKNTGISWVGDTRK